One window from the genome of Mycobacteriales bacterium encodes:
- a CDS encoding TIGR02611 family protein — translation MADRLGFRARLKRNPALALAYRIGVGVVGTLIVVLGLALVPLPGPGWLIVFVGLGILATEFAWAERVLDFARRTLKSWLRWLGRQHLAVRGLISLVTVCFVLGVVALTLHLSVGLPFVSS, via the coding sequence GTGGCCGACCGGCTCGGCTTCCGCGCGCGGCTCAAGCGGAACCCCGCCCTCGCCCTGGCGTACCGGATCGGCGTCGGGGTCGTCGGCACCCTCATCGTCGTGCTCGGCCTGGCGCTGGTGCCGCTGCCCGGCCCCGGCTGGCTGATCGTGTTCGTCGGCCTCGGCATCCTCGCCACTGAGTTCGCGTGGGCCGAACGCGTGCTCGACTTCGCCCGCCGGACGCTCAAGTCATGGCTGCGCTGGCTCGGCCGGCAGCACCTCGCCGTCCGCGGCCTGATCTCGCTGGTCACCGTCTGCTTCGTGCTCGGGGTGGTCGCACTGACGCTGCATCTCTCGGTGGGGCTGCCGTTCGTCAGCAGCTGA
- a CDS encoding helix-turn-helix transcriptional regulator, with protein sequence MVDGFALPDNVARLRKARNLSQEQLAEATLVGVDTIGRIERGIRRNVRPETLARLARALGTTPLELLGAATRTASAIDAGLLRRGIAALDDIDDVLDPAEDQDLRSIGQLSSSGRRAWVSYVAGRTEDLLIELPPLLSDARKLAHTTTGDANADAHGVLTLAYRLGAGLAGRVGLNDLAWISAERALSASRRSRAPELETAVSLRYLVWVLVRQGRTLEAEELAIRAAQAIEPRILDRDEDRAGVFGNLLFNAASAAIASGHGDRARDYLRVARAAAVRFGQHGRANEAAIFGPRVVGLQTVEAAVRMGEPAAALALAKHLSATDRTVPRFWESGHHLHLARAAIELRHNREGLAHLTKARETAPLWSARQPLGRSLMTSLLERSSRRRDGGFAELAQHFGAAG encoded by the coding sequence GTGGTCGACGGTTTCGCACTGCCGGACAACGTGGCTCGGCTTCGTAAGGCGCGAAATCTCTCCCAGGAGCAGTTGGCCGAAGCGACGCTGGTCGGGGTCGACACCATAGGACGGATCGAACGCGGGATTCGTCGAAACGTCCGGCCGGAGACGCTCGCTCGACTGGCGCGGGCGCTCGGCACGACACCGTTGGAACTGCTCGGCGCGGCCACGAGGACAGCGAGCGCTATTGACGCCGGCCTCCTTCGCCGAGGGATCGCAGCTCTGGATGACATCGATGATGTCCTGGACCCCGCCGAAGACCAGGACCTGCGCTCCATCGGCCAACTCTCAAGCTCAGGCCGCCGAGCTTGGGTCTCGTACGTCGCAGGCCGTACGGAAGACCTTCTGATCGAGCTGCCGCCTCTTCTGTCAGACGCCCGCAAGCTGGCCCACACGACGACCGGCGATGCGAATGCAGACGCTCACGGTGTTCTCACGCTTGCCTATCGGCTCGGAGCCGGCCTCGCCGGCCGCGTCGGGTTGAACGACCTTGCCTGGATCAGCGCGGAGCGGGCCTTGTCGGCGTCCAGACGTTCGCGCGCGCCGGAGTTGGAGACGGCAGTCTCGCTGAGATATCTCGTCTGGGTGCTCGTACGTCAAGGCCGGACGCTGGAGGCGGAGGAGCTCGCGATCCGCGCCGCGCAGGCGATCGAACCGCGGATCCTGGACAGGGACGAGGACCGAGCGGGTGTGTTCGGCAACCTCCTCTTCAATGCAGCGTCAGCGGCGATCGCCTCTGGACACGGCGACCGCGCGCGCGACTACCTCAGGGTTGCCCGCGCTGCCGCTGTGCGATTTGGCCAGCACGGCCGTGCGAACGAGGCCGCCATCTTCGGTCCTCGCGTTGTCGGTCTCCAGACGGTCGAAGCGGCGGTGCGCATGGGCGAGCCGGCAGCCGCTCTCGCACTGGCGAAGCACCTGTCAGCGACCGATCGCACCGTGCCGAGGTTCTGGGAGTCCGGACATCATCTGCACCTGGCTCGCGCGGCAATCGAGTTGCGGCACAACCGCGAAGGTCTTGCCCATCTGACGAAAGCCCGCGAGACAGCGCCTTTGTGGTCGGCGCGGCAACCTCTCGGCAGGTCGTTGATGACCAGTCTGCTCGAACGTAGCTCCAGGCGCCGGGATGGAGGCTTCGCCGAACTTGCTCAGCATTTCGGCGCGGCAGGCTGA
- a CDS encoding NUDIX hydrolase: MDLLPFDEYARSLNRKRVAAGVVYRDDRRRVLLVETSYKAEWDIPGGAVEADEAPWRTARREVREELGLDRPLGRLLAIDYIPTDSPMPEGMAFLWDGGILTDEEVDGISLTDPEILSIKFCTTEDIARLVKPTLAGRITAALLSVERGTITLCEAGQPVE; this comes from the coding sequence GTGGACCTGCTGCCCTTCGACGAGTACGCCCGCAGCTTGAACCGCAAGCGCGTGGCCGCTGGTGTGGTCTACCGGGACGATCGGCGAAGGGTGCTACTCGTCGAGACGAGCTATAAGGCCGAGTGGGACATACCCGGTGGAGCGGTCGAAGCCGACGAGGCGCCTTGGCGGACAGCGCGCCGTGAGGTCCGGGAAGAGCTGGGGCTCGACAGGCCGCTCGGACGGCTGCTCGCAATCGACTACATTCCAACGGACAGCCCGATGCCCGAGGGTATGGCGTTCCTCTGGGACGGGGGCATCCTCACCGACGAAGAAGTCGACGGTATCTCGCTGACCGACCCGGAGATTCTCTCGATCAAGTTCTGCACGACTGAGGACATCGCCAGGTTGGTCAAGCCGACCCTGGCGGGCAGGATCACAGCGGCGCTGCTCTCCGTCGAGCGCGGAACCATCACCCTGTGCGAGGCAGGTCAGCCGGTCGAGTAG
- a CDS encoding helix-turn-helix transcriptional regulator yields the protein MPTPSVSRLRELRLGRGWTQQEVADRILQLAWDRKDRQVGVTADAIAKWERGAKGVSARYRELLASVFGVPVEELGLPGLARARVVLRSESLEIVEQVRVTTDLLVGEPSSMERKRLLRHRAGLAILAGRLLQDRRDTIAARGYYGLAIDDAYELGDEQLAARAHGLVARLVAAEGRRAAAARHLGAVARLISAGVPAEDRRWQWR from the coding sequence ATGCCTACGCCTTCAGTTTCTCGGCTCCGCGAACTGCGGCTGGGCCGGGGTTGGACCCAGCAAGAGGTCGCCGATCGGATCTTGCAGCTTGCTTGGGACCGCAAGGACCGGCAGGTCGGCGTCACGGCGGACGCGATCGCGAAGTGGGAACGCGGCGCCAAGGGTGTCAGCGCACGGTATCGAGAGCTTCTCGCCAGCGTATTCGGTGTGCCGGTAGAGGAGCTCGGTCTGCCGGGACTGGCACGAGCTCGGGTCGTCCTCCGCTCGGAGTCACTGGAGATCGTCGAGCAGGTCAGGGTGACCACCGATCTCCTTGTCGGCGAGCCGTCGTCGATGGAGCGGAAGCGACTGCTCCGGCACCGCGCCGGCCTCGCGATCCTGGCGGGCCGGTTGCTTCAAGACCGCAGAGACACGATCGCCGCTCGCGGGTACTACGGCTTGGCCATCGACGATGCATACGAACTCGGCGACGAGCAGCTGGCGGCTCGAGCCCATGGCCTGGTTGCCCGGCTCGTTGCTGCGGAGGGCCGAAGGGCCGCTGCAGCACGACACCTGGGTGCCGTCGCACGCCTGATCTCTGCTGGCGTGCCCGCGGAGGATCGTCGCTGGCAGTGGCGGTGA
- a CDS encoding helix-turn-helix transcriptional regulator, whose translation MTPDLRPPTEAALRAQVGRRAYMRRVWLRLSQQEVADKAGISRNFVSAIERGAQGLDAWRLWSLAHALNGTLDWLLTGPDDALTAHTPGRR comes from the coding sequence ATGACACCCGACCTGCGGCCGCCGACGGAGGCGGCGCTGCGGGCCCAGGTCGGCCGGCGGGCGTACATGCGCCGGGTCTGGCTCCGGCTGAGCCAGCAGGAGGTCGCCGACAAGGCCGGCATCTCCCGCAACTTCGTCTCCGCCATCGAACGCGGCGCCCAGGGCCTGGACGCCTGGCGCCTCTGGTCTTTGGCCCACGCCCTCAACGGCACCCTCGATTGGCTCCTCACCGGCCCCGACGACGCCCTCACCGCCCACACCCCCGGCCGGCGCTGA
- a CDS encoding AAA family ATPase, whose translation MVVWIGGAPGAGKSTVARALARRHGLRLYGSDTRTWVHRDRALRAGNLHAIRWEELTPKERWARATDELLAMSLHDERGRMVLDDLAALPDTPLVVAEGTSLPAAAAGVDNAVWLLPTRDFQRDQLDRRSTAPGQVRLYTALREVIADEARKYSLPTLTIDDHADTLRAVEAMLDVPLRQGPHAGGERERQELLREQNQALIEQVQGFYARPWAVGDPEESTVDFVCECGNPWCDKEIRARVRDYRSPCRAER comes from the coding sequence GTGGTGGTCTGGATCGGGGGAGCGCCGGGCGCCGGCAAGTCGACCGTGGCGCGGGCGCTCGCGCGCCGGCACGGGCTGCGGCTCTACGGCTCGGACACGCGCACGTGGGTGCACCGCGATCGGGCGCTGCGGGCGGGCAACCTGCACGCGATCCGGTGGGAGGAGCTGACCCCGAAGGAGCGCTGGGCTCGTGCCACCGACGAGCTGCTGGCGATGTCGCTGCACGACGAACGCGGGCGGATGGTGCTCGACGATCTCGCCGCGCTCCCGGACACGCCGCTGGTCGTCGCCGAGGGCACCAGCCTGCCCGCGGCGGCGGCCGGCGTGGACAATGCGGTCTGGCTACTTCCGACCCGGGACTTCCAGCGGGACCAGCTCGACCGCCGGTCCACCGCTCCGGGTCAGGTCCGGCTCTACACCGCCCTGCGTGAGGTCATCGCCGACGAGGCCCGGAAGTACAGCCTGCCGACGCTCACCATCGACGACCACGCCGACACCCTCCGCGCCGTCGAGGCGATGCTGGACGTCCCGTTGCGCCAGGGTCCGCACGCGGGGGGCGAGCGGGAACGGCAGGAACTGCTGCGGGAGCAGAACCAGGCGCTCATCGAGCAGGTGCAGGGTTTCTACGCCCGGCCCTGGGCCGTCGGCGACCCGGAGGAGTCCACAGTGGACTTCGTCTGCGAGTGCGGGAATCCCTGGTGCGACAAGGAGATCCGGGCCCGCGTGCGGGACTACCGCTCACCGTGCCGCGCGGAACGGTGA
- a CDS encoding MFS transporter, which produces MRLRTHADFRLFWTASTVSGFGSQITTLAIQVLIVTTLAGSAADVGLVNAARWLPYLAVGVVVGALADRVRRKPLLVGTDLGRAVLLCAVPILAWTGSLSVPVLAGLMVVFGLLSLVNDSAHQSFLPRLVPRESLTRANARLLQSSAAADTSGPAVAGGLIAGLGAPAAVLVDAVSYLVSALLTARLAVPEPAAPQRGPLWTEIKEGLRWVYGNRMLRPLSLCSHGWFVFYAVLGAVYVPYGLLRLGFSSLGVGVTLAFAGIGGLVGSGLSERFGRPGLTIPLAWLLQAAGIAILAVTPVGGLVVAGAGNLVNGFGLGLSSPLELSYRQGITPDRLQARMNATMRSLNRAAVVVGAPLGGLLADSAGYRLALGVSAGGVALAGLVLLASPFRAAR; this is translated from the coding sequence ATGCGCCTGCGGACCCACGCCGACTTCAGGTTGTTCTGGACCGCCTCGACCGTGTCCGGCTTCGGCAGCCAGATCACCACGCTGGCGATCCAGGTCCTCATCGTCACCACGCTGGCCGGCTCGGCCGCGGACGTCGGGTTGGTCAACGCCGCCCGCTGGCTGCCGTACCTGGCCGTCGGGGTCGTCGTCGGCGCGCTGGCCGACCGGGTCCGGCGCAAGCCGCTGCTGGTCGGCACCGACCTCGGCCGCGCCGTGCTGCTGTGCGCGGTGCCGATCCTGGCCTGGACCGGCAGCCTGTCCGTGCCGGTGCTGGCGGGCCTGATGGTCGTGTTCGGCCTGCTGTCGCTGGTGAACGACTCCGCGCACCAGTCGTTCCTGCCCCGGCTGGTGCCGCGGGAGTCGCTCACCCGGGCCAACGCGCGCCTGCTGCAGAGCTCGGCCGCCGCTGACACGTCCGGCCCGGCCGTGGCCGGCGGCCTGATCGCCGGGCTCGGCGCGCCGGCCGCGGTGCTCGTGGACGCGGTGTCGTACCTGGTCTCGGCGCTGCTCACCGCCCGGCTCGCCGTGCCGGAACCGGCTGCCCCGCAACGAGGTCCACTATGGACGGAGATCAAGGAGGGCCTGCGCTGGGTCTACGGGAACCGGATGCTGCGCCCACTCTCGCTCTGCTCGCACGGCTGGTTCGTGTTCTACGCGGTGCTCGGCGCTGTCTACGTCCCGTACGGCCTGCTGCGGCTGGGTTTCAGCTCACTCGGCGTCGGCGTCACGCTCGCCTTCGCCGGGATCGGCGGCCTGGTCGGCTCCGGTCTGTCCGAACGGTTCGGCCGGCCCGGGCTGACGATCCCGCTCGCCTGGCTGCTGCAGGCCGCCGGAATCGCCATCCTCGCGGTGACTCCGGTCGGCGGCCTCGTCGTCGCGGGCGCCGGCAACCTCGTGAACGGGTTCGGGCTGGGCCTGTCGAGCCCCCTGGAGCTGTCGTACCGGCAAGGCATCACGCCCGATCGCCTGCAGGCACGGATGAACGCGACGATGCGCTCGCTGAACCGCGCCGCGGTGGTGGTCGGCGCCCCGCTCGGTGGGCTGCTCGCGGACTCGGCCGGCTACCGGCTCGCGCTCGGCGTTTCCGCCGGCGGCGTGGCGCTGGCGGGGCTGGTGCTGCTGGCGTCACCGTTCCGCGCGGCACGGTGA
- a CDS encoding methyltransferase domain-containing protein has product MTLPATDPRLADALSTDGPVLVDVGCGDGRHTVRWAERRPDALVVGLDAETTRLDRALVTARKRRLRVLFVAAAAEHPPEALVGRAAEIAVVMPWGSLLDGILGADRALLAAVLGLGAPGATLDAVVNVRPWDAPESIDRKLAATPEPTPEHLTELIGAYAELGWALQPIGRLTDGEARALGSTWASRVVAARASQLLRLRANRRQVS; this is encoded by the coding sequence GTGACGCTGCCGGCCACCGATCCGAGACTGGCGGACGCGCTGAGCACGGACGGCCCGGTGCTCGTCGACGTCGGCTGCGGCGACGGGCGGCACACCGTGCGCTGGGCCGAGCGCCGGCCGGACGCGCTGGTGGTCGGGCTGGACGCGGAGACCACCCGGCTGGACCGCGCGCTGGTCACGGCCCGCAAGCGCAGGCTGCGGGTGCTGTTCGTGGCGGCGGCCGCGGAACACCCGCCCGAGGCGCTGGTCGGGCGGGCCGCGGAGATCGCGGTGGTGATGCCGTGGGGCTCGCTGCTGGACGGGATCCTCGGCGCCGACCGGGCGCTGCTGGCCGCGGTGCTGGGCCTGGGTGCGCCCGGGGCGACGCTCGACGCGGTCGTCAACGTCCGGCCCTGGGACGCGCCCGAGTCGATCGACCGCAAGCTGGCCGCGACCCCGGAGCCGACGCCGGAGCACCTCACCGAGCTGATCGGCGCGTACGCGGAGCTGGGCTGGGCGCTGCAGCCGATCGGCCGGCTGACCGACGGGGAGGCGCGGGCGCTCGGCTCGACCTGGGCGTCGCGGGTGGTCGCGGCCCGCGCCAGCCAGCTCCTCCGCCTCCGCGCAAACCGCCGCCAGGTGAGCTAG
- a CDS encoding DUF371 domain-containing protein, translating into MTVPAVRLTARGHPDVTGRHDKTLELTAGDAITARATCILGVAAGPLPGDLPTLRGRVRLTIRAGEHDAEVEGDANPGYASADRLVVRRSDRADPDTFLLNATAAAADLPPGLLAALTKDAPVEITAEEIGTPARVVLVLTHGPVPEEIARLAAQADLVVDLTGRGAPPPPITLTGPRVHAIPPGRARTTVVLTEDPGQARELTKGSRVVLWPPVPGADLLLSAGRRPYPLLQAGRHPDTKSGRRDLARLLAASPAPVAVDQPMEIPPTHTVIGPDPEIGWGVAAGDGRRGTVVLIPPDRDQVTVDPAELARLLRQTGSGRDAAAVLTGLGVPRKEAYRLAADSARGPR; encoded by the coding sequence GTGACCGTCCCGGCCGTACGTCTGACTGCTCGCGGGCATCCGGACGTCACCGGCCGGCACGACAAGACGCTGGAGCTGACCGCCGGGGACGCGATCACCGCCCGCGCGACCTGCATCCTCGGGGTCGCCGCCGGCCCGCTGCCCGGCGACCTGCCGACCCTGCGCGGGCGGGTCCGGCTGACGATCCGGGCGGGGGAGCACGACGCCGAGGTCGAGGGCGACGCCAACCCCGGGTACGCCTCGGCCGACCGCCTGGTGGTCCGTCGCAGTGACCGGGCCGACCCGGACACGTTCCTGCTCAACGCCACCGCCGCGGCCGCCGACCTGCCGCCCGGCCTCCTGGCCGCGCTGACGAAGGACGCGCCGGTCGAGATCACCGCGGAGGAGATCGGTACGCCCGCCCGGGTGGTCCTCGTCCTCACCCACGGCCCCGTGCCCGAGGAGATCGCCCGCCTCGCCGCCCAGGCCGACCTCGTCGTCGACCTCACCGGCCGCGGCGCGCCGCCCCCGCCGATCACGCTGACCGGCCCCCGGGTGCACGCGATCCCACCCGGCCGGGCAAGGACAACCGTGGTGCTCACCGAGGACCCGGGGCAGGCGAGGGAGCTCACCAAAGGAAGCAGGGTCGTCCTCTGGCCCCCGGTCCCGGGCGCGGACCTGCTTCTGTCCGCCGGCCGCCGGCCGTACCCGCTGCTGCAGGCAGGCCGCCACCCGGACACGAAGTCCGGCCGGAGGGACCTTGCCCGGCTGCTCGCCGCCAGCCCGGCACCGGTGGCTGTCGACCAGCCGATGGAGATCCCGCCGACGCACACGGTCATCGGACCGGACCCGGAGATCGGCTGGGGAGTGGCCGCGGGAGACGGGAGAAGGGGCACGGTCGTGCTCATCCCGCCGGACCGGGATCAGGTGACCGTCGACCCGGCCGAGCTCGCCCGGCTCCTGCGGCAGACCGGCTCCGGCCGGGACGCGGCCGCCGTGCTGACCGGTCTCGGCGTACCCCGGAAGGAGGCATATCGGCTCGCTGCCGATTCGGCTCGCGGGCCTCGATAG
- the thrS gene encoding threonine--tRNA ligase, which translates to MSSQPSLSAVPASVAVAAGTTAADALAAAGIPLTGPSAAVVVRERSTGALKDLAWAPEADAEVEPVPMDSGDGRAVLRHSAAHVLAQAVQDVFPGTRLGIGPPIENGFYYDFLPERPFTPDDLSRLEKRMQEIVKAGQRFARRPISDDDARAELADEPFKIELIGLKGAAEDTEGASAEVGAGQLTMYDNLDRNSGERIWTDLCRGPHLPTTRVIPAFRLMRTAAAYWRGSEKNPQLQRIYGTAWESRDALKEHLRLLEEAEKRDHRRLGTELDLFSFPEELGSGLPVFHPKGGIIRREMENYSRLQHERAGYDFVNTPHITKGHLYEVSGHLDWYADGMFPPMQLEGAEYYLKPMNCPMHDLIFRSRGRSYRELPLRMFEFGTVYRYEKSGVVHGLTRVRGMTQDDAHIFCTQEQVAGELASLLTFVLQLLADYGLDDFYLELSTRNPEKSVGSDEIWEIATDTLRQVGEDSGLELVPDPGGAAFYGPKISVQARDAIGRTWQMSTIQLDFNLPERFELEYQAADGTRKRPVMIHRALFGSIERFFGVLTEHYAGAFPAWLAPVQAVGIPVTDAHAPYLEAFADRLREHAIRVDVDNSDDRMQKKIRTWTKQKVPFLLIAGDDDVAAGTVSFRYRDGSQRNGVPLDRAVEEVVATVSARVNAGPSAALFAEADAAAVRAGAEADGAAVRSGAEAAGAEEGPAGP; encoded by the coding sequence GTGTCGTCGCAGCCGTCCCTGTCCGCCGTCCCCGCCAGCGTGGCGGTCGCGGCCGGCACGACGGCAGCCGACGCGCTCGCCGCCGCCGGGATCCCGCTCACCGGCCCCTCGGCCGCCGTCGTCGTGCGCGAGCGAAGCACCGGCGCGCTGAAGGACCTGGCCTGGGCGCCGGAGGCGGACGCCGAGGTCGAGCCGGTGCCGATGGACTCCGGCGACGGCCGCGCGGTGCTGCGGCACTCCGCCGCGCACGTGCTGGCCCAGGCCGTGCAGGACGTGTTCCCCGGGACCCGGCTCGGCATCGGCCCGCCGATCGAGAACGGCTTCTATTACGACTTCCTGCCCGAGCGCCCGTTCACCCCGGACGACCTGTCCAGGCTCGAGAAGCGGATGCAGGAGATCGTCAAGGCCGGGCAGCGGTTCGCCCGCCGGCCGATCTCCGACGACGACGCCCGGGCCGAGCTGGCCGACGAGCCGTTCAAGATCGAGCTGATCGGGCTCAAGGGCGCCGCCGAGGACACCGAGGGCGCCTCGGCCGAGGTCGGCGCCGGCCAGCTGACCATGTACGACAACCTGGACAGGAACAGCGGCGAGCGGATCTGGACCGACCTCTGCCGGGGCCCGCACCTGCCCACCACCCGGGTCATCCCGGCGTTCAGGCTCATGCGCACCGCGGCGGCGTACTGGCGGGGTTCGGAGAAGAACCCGCAGCTGCAGCGGATCTACGGCACCGCCTGGGAGTCGCGGGACGCGCTCAAGGAGCACCTGCGGCTGCTGGAGGAGGCCGAGAAGCGCGACCACCGCCGCCTCGGCACCGAGCTCGACCTGTTCAGCTTCCCCGAGGAGCTGGGCTCCGGCCTGCCCGTCTTCCACCCCAAGGGCGGCATCATCCGCCGCGAGATGGAGAACTACAGCCGGCTGCAGCACGAGCGTGCGGGCTACGACTTCGTCAACACCCCGCACATCACCAAGGGCCACCTGTACGAGGTCTCCGGTCACCTCGACTGGTACGCGGACGGCATGTTCCCGCCCATGCAGCTCGAGGGCGCGGAGTACTACCTCAAGCCGATGAACTGCCCCATGCACGACCTGATCTTCCGGTCCCGCGGGCGGTCGTACCGGGAGCTGCCGCTGCGGATGTTCGAGTTCGGCACCGTCTACCGGTACGAGAAGTCCGGCGTCGTGCACGGCCTGACCCGGGTGCGCGGCATGACCCAGGACGACGCGCACATCTTCTGCACCCAGGAGCAGGTCGCCGGCGAGCTGGCCTCGCTGCTGACCTTCGTGCTGCAGCTGCTCGCCGACTACGGGCTGGACGACTTCTACCTCGAGCTGTCCACCCGCAACCCGGAGAAGTCGGTCGGCTCGGACGAGATCTGGGAGATCGCGACCGACACCCTGCGCCAGGTCGGCGAGGACTCCGGGCTGGAGCTCGTACCGGACCCGGGCGGTGCCGCCTTCTACGGTCCGAAGATCTCCGTGCAGGCCCGGGACGCGATCGGGCGGACCTGGCAGATGTCGACCATCCAGCTGGACTTCAACCTGCCGGAGCGGTTCGAGCTGGAGTACCAGGCCGCGGACGGCACCCGGAAGCGGCCGGTGATGATCCACCGGGCCCTGTTCGGCTCGATCGAGCGGTTCTTCGGCGTGCTCACCGAGCACTACGCGGGCGCGTTCCCGGCCTGGCTGGCGCCGGTGCAGGCGGTCGGCATCCCGGTCACCGACGCCCACGCGCCGTACCTGGAGGCGTTCGCGGACCGGCTGCGGGAGCACGCGATCCGCGTCGACGTCGACAACTCCGACGACCGGATGCAGAAGAAGATCCGGACCTGGACCAAGCAGAAGGTGCCGTTCCTGCTCATCGCGGGGGACGACGACGTCGCGGCCGGGACCGTGTCCTTCCGGTACCGGGACGGCTCGCAGCGCAACGGCGTCCCGCTGGACCGCGCGGTCGAGGAGGTCGTGGCGACCGTCTCGGCCCGGGTCAACGCCGGCCCGTCGGCGGCGCTGTTCGCCGAGGCCGACGCGGCGGCGGTCCGGGCCGGAGCCGAGGCCGACGGGGCGGCGGTCCGGTCCGGAGCCGAGGCGGCCGGCGCCGAGGAGGGGCCGGCGGGCCCATGA
- a CDS encoding HIT domain-containing protein: protein MTGAAGGPELTEQDGVGQPDAFERLWTPHRMAYIKGEGKPASDDDCPFCRAPTLSDEDGLVLARGSLVYAVLNLYPYNSGHLMTVPYRHVADYTSLSTEECAELALFTQRSMTAIRVASGAHGFNIGMNQGTVAGAGIAAHLHQHVVPRWGGDTNFMPVVGQTRVLPQLLGDTRKMIAAAWPEN, encoded by the coding sequence ATGACCGGCGCGGCGGGCGGCCCGGAGCTGACCGAACAGGACGGCGTGGGGCAGCCGGACGCGTTCGAGCGGCTGTGGACGCCGCACCGGATGGCGTACATCAAGGGCGAGGGCAAGCCGGCGTCCGACGACGACTGCCCGTTCTGCCGGGCGCCGACGCTCTCGGACGAGGACGGGCTGGTGCTGGCCCGCGGTTCGCTGGTGTACGCGGTGCTCAACCTCTACCCGTACAACTCCGGGCACCTGATGACCGTGCCGTACCGGCACGTGGCCGACTACACGTCGCTGTCCACCGAGGAGTGCGCCGAGCTGGCGCTGTTCACGCAGCGGTCGATGACGGCGATCCGGGTCGCCAGCGGGGCGCACGGGTTCAACATCGGGATGAACCAGGGCACCGTCGCCGGGGCCGGGATCGCCGCCCACCTGCACCAGCACGTGGTGCCGCGCTGGGGCGGCGACACCAACTTCATGCCGGTGGTCGGGCAGACCCGGGTGCTGCCGCAGCTGCTCGGCGACACCCGCAAGATGATCGCGGCGGCCTGGCCGGAGAACTGA